TTAATGATTGCTGTGTTATTAACTTTTGAAAATCACTCAACAGAAAACTTTTATTAGAATGGTCGATAATTTCCCCTTGTTTCCAATAAGCATTATTATATTTCCCGGCGAAGTACAGCCGCTGCATATTTTCGAACCGCGCTACAAACAGCTCATCCACGAGATGAATGAAACCGGCGGCTCCTTTGGCATTCCTTACCTAAAAAAGGATTCCATTTGCGAGTACGGTTCCGTGGTGAAAGTTCACAAGATTCTGGCCTGTAGCCCTACCGGCGAGCTTGATGTTCTGGTGCGTGGAGAGCGACTTTTTCGAATCAACTCCATTTTCGAAAAGTTGCCCGGCAAACTTTACGGCGGCGGCAGCGTAGAATTCATGGATACATTTAACAAAAAAGCTTCTGCTAAACTTGCAGATCATTTTGGTAATTACACACAGCAGATCAAAGAGATAGACCAGGATAAGTCGAAACAGATAATGGGTAATCCAAAGCAAATTTTTGAAATTGCCGGCCAGCTTCCACTCGACATCGAAGAGAAATATGCGCTCATCAGAGCCAAAAGCCACAACGAACGTGAATACCTTCTCATCGAAAAACTAAATTTCTTGCTAATGATCAACAAGAAGCTTGAAGAGGTTGGATATCGGTTTTATCTCAATTAGAGTTTTTGCATTGATTAAATTCCAAAACTCAAAGAACAAAACCCAAATAAATTTCATTATCTAAACTCCAGCACACCAGTATCTCTACAACCAGTTAACTGAACAACTTTACAACCCGAAAACGCGAGCGCAGCGAGCTGACGATCTGAAGCCTTTTCACTCCTCCTTTTCGACATATTTCACGTCGCAAGGGATTTTTTCCCCATTGCCTTTTAACCTGTAAAACCTGCCTTTTTCTATCAGCAGAGCCTCGGAAAACATTTCGCTGGCGCGGATAGGAATATCGATTAAAAACACCTTTCCATCATACAGCGAAGTCATTTGCTCTACTTCGGTGTGTGCAATGATGATTTTGTCGACGTTATAAAATTGCAGCACTCGTTCTACATATTCCTGGCTGATAAGGTCGCCAAAAACGCCATCCATCATGTATCCTCTGTACCAAAGTGGCCCCTCCCTGTTGAGCAACAGATTCATCAGGTCTGCGTCCCTACTGGGTTCATCGGGGTCGGTATTGAGATACTCTTCGATCACCGAATTGATTTTCGCCAGCGGTATCTGCTTTTCGAGCACTGCAGGAGAGATGCCGGCATGTGAAAACAGCAAATCGTTGATAGTAATGACGGCGTTGCGGCTACGCAGCCAGCGCCCCAGCACTGATGCTGTGTCGTAGAAGCTGGCATAGTCGCGCATAAAATAATTAGAAAAAAGCTCGTATTTGCGATCGATGTAGCGTGTGTCGTTTTGCATCACCATCACCTCGTGGTTGCCAAGCAACGTATTTACTCTTCCGCCCTGGTGATGTGCCTGCTGATCGAGCTGATACAGAAACCAAAGTGCTTCGGTAACCTCATCGCCGCGATCGAAAATATCGCCCATCATCACCACATGGCCGGAGCCCCAAATCCACCGCAGCTCATTGTCGATAACTCCGTGATGTTTCATGAAATTTACCAATGCCCGATAATTGCCATGCACATCACCAAAGGCCAATATTTTGTCGACATCTTTGTAACTTGCCGGCTCTGCTTCAAAGTGTCGTGTGACGGTATAATTTGCGGTGTCACCCGAAAAACCTTGTACCTGAACCGTGTCGCCTACAACCTCCACAAATTTTTCTTCGATCAAAAAATTACGAATCGTAGTGTCGTACTTCATGTAAAACACCCGCAAAAAGTTGTCGTTGAGCCATTCCATGTGCGGCCCATCAAAAGAGGCCGGAAGTTGGTTGTAATAATTTTGCATCTCGATCACATGCACCAGGTATTCGGCCATCGGCACATTGTTAGTTAAATTAGCATAATCCAGCGCGGTCAAGCCTTTGGCGTTTCTATAACCAGCGTCAGCACCATTTTCGACAAGCATCTGCACGCACGGCATGCTCCGGTTTGTGACGGCAAAAATCAGCGCTGTATTTTTTCTCTTTGCGGTACTCTCTATATCAGCACCCGCGCGCAGCAGCAGATTCATCATCTGGCAATCGCGGCTTTTAACAGCAAACATAAGCGGAGTTTTTCCATCAGAAATCAAATCAACATTGACATCATTTCCAAGCAGGAACTTTACTGCAGGCGAATTTTTGTATTTGATAGAATAATTGAGCAGTGTTTTTTTCTGTCCGTCGAGGATTGCATTCACATCGCCTCCATCAGCAAGGAAAGCAGCCAATGTTTCCGTCGAACCTTTCCTGATCGACTTTAGCACCTCCCGTTCCGAAGCCTTATCCTGTTGAGCCGGCAAAGTGAGCGTAAGCAAAAGAATTAAAAACAAAAAACTGAATTTATGCATGTTCGTTAGTCCCCAATGGAAATGAGCAAAAGCAGCAGATGTGATTGATCCTTTATTTGATTTGTAATACATCGATAAATAACTCTGTTTATGTACGATATGTTCATCAGGTGAGCTATTGCTTATGTTTTTCGAGACACCTGTCGATGAACTCAATCCTGATCATTGCGTCGTTTTCGATTATTTTATAAAACTTGTCGTAATAGTTTAAAGTCTCCTTTCGCCTTCGGTTGCGCAAAGGTTCAAAATTTTCGTACAAAGCATAAATCTCTGATTTTTTAGATTTAAAAAATGCAAAATTTGCTTTGTATTCTTCCATCGTCCGGCACTGTCCGCGGAAAAGCCGGTCGCTCACTTTTTCGATGTCGAATCGTGGCTGTGGCGTGGCATATTCGGCGCTGATAACACCTGCCCAGTCGAAATCGTATGGAATGGCGTAAGGTGGCTGCGCAGTGTCGGCGGCAAAGAGCTTGATGTTGTGCAGCGTGGTGACAGCCCAGTCGGTGTTGCCGATAAGATATTCGAAGATCGCCAGGCGACTCACGTAATGAAGCTGTGTGCTGTCCTGCATCAGGTATTGCTTCTTCGACTCTGTTAGTTGCAGCCGGTTCTCCAAACCACCGTCGGGCTCGATAAAGAAGGAGTAACAATGCCATGTTTTGTTTTTACGGCCTTCATCAATGTAGGTAATCAGCGCAGGTCTTACACGAAAGCTTGTATCAGTGATAATATTAAAGACACGATAAATCAGATATTCCTCCAGCACATATTGCTCGTAGTCTGCTGAGCTACGCCGGCATTGGGTAACGAGTTTTATTTTATTGATTTCTTCAAACAAAGTACCCTTTACCTGTTTTTTTTTAAAGTTGATACGGAGCGGCGGAAAAGTACAATTTTCTGCCTTTCGGCGAAAGTTGCCTCGCGTCGAAATCTTCACATCCAGCGTTACGGTGTCGGAGCTTTGGATATACTGCAACGTAGCGGGATGTTCCTGCCGCTCCTCCCCTATGTCGTCGATAATGGTTTTTAGATCGCCGCGCAGGGTAATCTGCAGCATTTCGTGCGACGAAAAAAGCGGGACCGCATTGCCTTGGCTATAATCCTGCGCTTTCGAAGATGTTGAAACCATTGCGACAAGCAACAGTAAAATCAAACCTTTCAGAGGTTTTAATAAAGGTAAGAATCTCATTAATCTTCGTCCTCTTCTTTAAAAGAAAAATTATCCAGCGATTCACCCTCAAAGAAGTTGGTCGAATTTTTATCCCATAAATAATAGATGGTGATCTCGGCCGTGTCGCGAAGGAAATCAATTCTACCAATCTCAACCCTGTTTATCTTCAGCCCGGTGCGCTTCTGCAGGTCCTCGATAAACTTCTTTTGGTTTTGGGGTTTTATCAAATCAATTTTCTCATAAATGATCGTCTTGCTCGACTCGTGGCGGTAGCTCCAAAAATATTCGATCACCACCGTTACCAGCGCCAGCATGATGTTTGCAAAAAGCAGCTCCACATAACTGATCTCCTTTGCAGATAAGGCATTCATCACCGAGATGCAGATCACCAGAAAAAGATAGGTCATCTCCTTGATGGGGATGGGATTGGTGCGGTAGCGGATGATGCCAAACAAGGCGAAAAGTCCCAGCGCAACCCCCAGCTGCAGATCGACGTTTTGCAGCAAGTGCGACAAAAAGAAGACGCTAATGCTGATGAGAATGTAGGTGAAAAGGTATTCCTTGCGGCGATTGTTGGCATAATAAATATAGCGCACGATGATGATCGTGAAAATCAGATTGAGAAAAAACCTGAAGGCCATCGTCAGAAAGCTGAGGCCATTAAAAAAATCGATCCCAAAAAGCTTAGGATCGCTGATAAAGTGGAGCAATAGCGTTATCATAATGCATTTTATTTTGCCTGATTAATAACTCTTTAAAACGGTTATGTTTGATGGTTGGATGCGTTAGCACGGTGCCAACGCAATATTTGCTGAATGGGCACGGCAGGATGCGATGCTTACGCAAAATCTTTTCGAGATCGGACAAACCTGAAGCTTTTTCCTGTTTTATCTCGGCAATCACCGGCAGCAGAAGGTTTACATCTGATGCGTTGTGGGTATAGCTCAGGTTCATATCGATGGTCGCCCGCTCGTGGTTGTGGCGGTGCACCAGCGTGATACGTTCGAAGCGGTTGCTCAGAACCGGCTGCAGCTCCCTGGGATTGTATGATGTGATCTTTTTCAAAAATTTACGCTCCTCCTTGTTTAGTCCGGGGTTGTGATTGGTAGTGAGGATACGTTTTTTTATCGTGCGGCTTTTGTTGCTTTTAAATTTGATTTCAAAAAAAACCTGCCCCGTGGTCAGGTATTCGCGTCGACGCACTTTGTAGCGGTTTAGCTTGCCATTGTGGTGCGCCAGATACATCTCCCTGTCCGGTGTATCGTAATAGGTGCTTTGATAAGCTAATATCCGGTGTCCGTCAATTTCCAGAATGCGATACCAGCGCGCAGCCTCCGAAAGGATGTCGGGCAAAGCAAACAACGGGAAGACAAATTTCCTATCAAACCGGTCGAGCAGCTTCACCTGATCCATTTCGCCAAGTGTAATTGCCTGCAAACGTGCAGCAGAATCCTGCACCTGCTGGTGGCTATTAGCAAAAAGCTGAGACTGGTCAATTATTACCGGAGGTTTCACCGTGTGTGTTTCGTTATGTTTTTTGATAAGGTGGGCAAAAATAAAGAAAATTGATGGCGAGAGGCGGTCAACTGTTTTAATTAACAGCAAATTAACCCCCCGCTCCCTTTCTTAATGGCGCGATGGGAGCTCATCTGCGAGGCAGAGCGATGCTTTTTGGCGCAGGTGCTAATACTATGAAATTGAGTTCCCTTTCTTGTCGGCCGACAGGAAGGGCTGGGGATGTAGATTTAGTGGTGAATAATCAGGGATGGGATTATCAGCAACTCAAATTCAACAATTCATACAATCTGCGATCGTTTTCGGATGCGCTGCTGTTGGCTGGATTTTTAAAAACAGATGCATGATATCATTAATGTAAAGCACGCCTGCCCAATTTTTAAACCATCTTTTCCAAAACCATAATTTTGAAGATTTCGTTTGTCGGTATCTGAATTCCCCAAGATGATTTTCGTTTGTCCAATGGGTTGGCATATTGGGTTTTGCAGCACTTTTATTAAAGTCATCAGTCAAACTAAAAGAATGCACATTTTTTTCGGGAGCTGCCACAGAAAAGCGTATCAATCGCTGTCCGGAAGATGTGGAATTTTGATGGTGGAGTGGTTCGA
This portion of the Bacteroidales bacterium genome encodes:
- a CDS encoding LON peptidase substrate-binding domain-containing protein, with the protein product MVDNFPLFPISIIIFPGEVQPLHIFEPRYKQLIHEMNETGGSFGIPYLKKDSICEYGSVVKVHKILACSPTGELDVLVRGERLFRINSIFEKLPGKLYGGGSVEFMDTFNKKASAKLADHFGNYTQQIKEIDQDKSKQIMGNPKQIFEIAGQLPLDIEEKYALIRAKSHNEREYLLIEKLNFLLMINKKLEEVGYRFYLN
- a CDS encoding ankyrin repeat domain-containing protein, producing MHKFSFLFLILLLTLTLPAQQDKASEREVLKSIRKGSTETLAAFLADGGDVNAILDGQKKTLLNYSIKYKNSPAVKFLLGNDVNVDLISDGKTPLMFAVKSRDCQMMNLLLRAGADIESTAKRKNTALIFAVTNRSMPCVQMLVENGADAGYRNAKGLTALDYANLTNNVPMAEYLVHVIEMQNYYNQLPASFDGPHMEWLNDNFLRVFYMKYDTTIRNFLIEEKFVEVVGDTVQVQGFSGDTANYTVTRHFEAEPASYKDVDKILAFGDVHGNYRALVNFMKHHGVIDNELRWIWGSGHVVMMGDIFDRGDEVTEALWFLYQLDQQAHHQGGRVNTLLGNHEVMVMQNDTRYIDRKYELFSNYFMRDYASFYDTASVLGRWLRSRNAVITINDLLFSHAGISPAVLEKQIPLAKINSVIEEYLNTDPDEPSRDADLMNLLLNREGPLWYRGYMMDGVFGDLISQEYVERVLQFYNVDKIIIAHTEVEQMTSLYDGKVFLIDIPIRASEMFSEALLIEKGRFYRLKGNGEKIPCDVKYVEKEE
- a CDS encoding DUF4956 domain-containing protein, translating into MITLLLHFISDPKLFGIDFFNGLSFLTMAFRFFLNLIFTIIIVRYIYYANNRRKEYLFTYILISISVFFLSHLLQNVDLQLGVALGLFALFGIIRYRTNPIPIKEMTYLFLVICISVMNALSAKEISYVELLFANIMLALVTVVIEYFWSYRHESSKTIIYEKIDLIKPQNQKKFIEDLQKRTGLKINRVEIGRIDFLRDTAEITIYYLWDKNSTNFFEGESLDNFSFKEEDED
- a CDS encoding polyphosphate polymerase domain-containing protein, whose amino-acid sequence is MKPPVIIDQSQLFANSHQQVQDSAARLQAITLGEMDQVKLLDRFDRKFVFPLFALPDILSEAARWYRILEIDGHRILAYQSTYYDTPDREMYLAHHNGKLNRYKVRRREYLTTGQVFFEIKFKSNKSRTIKKRILTTNHNPGLNKEERKFLKKITSYNPRELQPVLSNRFERITLVHRHNHERATIDMNLSYTHNASDVNLLLPVIAEIKQEKASGLSDLEKILRKHRILPCPFSKYCVGTVLTHPTIKHNRFKELLIRQNKMHYDNAIAPLYQRS